One Rosa chinensis cultivar Old Blush chromosome 5, RchiOBHm-V2, whole genome shotgun sequence genomic region harbors:
- the LOC112166574 gene encoding 28 kDa heat- and acid-stable phosphoprotein, with product MGRGKFKGKPTGHRHFSTHEEMVAGTSARPRSFRREEAEEEEEVESEEESSEEEEAEKRKGTQGIIEIENPNLVKPKNVKAKNVDLEKTTELSRREREEIEKQKAHERYMRLQEQGKTEQAKKDLERLAMIRQQRAEAAKKREEEKAAKEQKKGEGRK from the exons ATGGGAAGAGGAAAGTTCAAGGGCAAGCCCACCGGTCACCGCCACTTCTCCACTCACGAAGAGATGG TTGCTGGTACCTCTGCCCGGCCACGTAGCTTTAGAAGG GAAGAAgctgaagaggaggaagaagtaGAGTCTGAAGAGGAatcatcagaagaagaagaagcagaa AAGCGGAAGGGTACTCAGGGAATCATAGAAATTGAGAATCCCAATCTAGTAAAGCCAAAGAATGTGAAGGCTAAAAATGTCGAT cttGAGAAAACAACTGAACTTTCTAGGCGTGAAAG GGAGGAGATTGAAAAACAAAAGGCTCATGAGCGATACATGAGGTTGCAGGAGCAGGGAAAAACTGAACAAGCAAAGAAAGATTTAG AACGTTTAGCCATGATTCGCCAACAAAGGGCAGAGGCTGCTAAGAAGCGAGAAGAGGAGAAGGCTG CCAAGGAACAGAAAAAAGGCGAGGGACGCAAGTGA